The following coding sequences lie in one Thalassoglobus polymorphus genomic window:
- a CDS encoding tRNA dihydrouridine synthase, protein MPVTSPPLQIGQLQLEHPFVQAALSGYSDWPMRSLARSYGASYTVAEVMIDRFVNEVKGSGKTNHYFRVEEADHPVGAQLMGSAPEMFVPAAHRLVDAGFDVIDINFGCPVKSAIGGCRGGYHLSQPATAIEIIKRVRDAVPIETPVTVKMRRGIDETTESRDNFFHILEQAYLAGVAAITVHGRTVEQKYRGPSNWDFLREVKQAAGERIVLGSGDLFSAEACVSMLEQTGVDGVTIARGAIGNPWIFEQAQQLLFDNITPVPPTIQQQRIALERHFSLAQAHDSASALGSIRKFGFKYARLHPEADELRKAFGKSKTVDDWDKLIRKFYTQDGPGQFPNVDEAQS, encoded by the coding sequence ATGCCTGTGACATCCCCCCCGCTGCAAATTGGACAATTGCAACTTGAACATCCATTTGTGCAAGCTGCTCTCAGCGGGTACAGCGACTGGCCAATGCGGTCACTTGCCCGATCTTATGGAGCGTCGTACACCGTCGCTGAGGTGATGATTGACCGTTTTGTGAACGAGGTAAAAGGGTCAGGGAAAACAAATCACTACTTTCGAGTCGAAGAGGCCGATCATCCCGTCGGTGCTCAATTGATGGGGTCCGCCCCTGAAATGTTCGTCCCTGCAGCCCATCGGCTTGTCGATGCGGGATTTGATGTCATTGATATCAACTTCGGCTGCCCAGTGAAATCTGCAATCGGCGGATGCCGAGGTGGTTACCATCTCAGTCAGCCTGCAACGGCTATCGAAATTATCAAGCGTGTCCGAGACGCGGTCCCCATCGAGACTCCGGTCACCGTGAAGATGCGACGCGGTATTGATGAAACAACTGAAAGCCGTGACAATTTTTTTCACATTCTGGAACAAGCTTATTTAGCGGGTGTGGCTGCCATTACAGTTCATGGTCGGACTGTCGAACAAAAATATCGGGGCCCCAGCAATTGGGATTTTCTTCGAGAAGTGAAGCAAGCAGCCGGGGAGAGAATCGTCCTCGGATCTGGAGACCTGTTCTCCGCTGAAGCGTGCGTGAGCATGCTGGAACAGACCGGCGTGGATGGTGTCACCATCGCCCGAGGTGCCATCGGCAATCCCTGGATTTTCGAGCAGGCACAACAACTGCTTTTCGACAATATCACCCCAGTCCCACCAACGATCCAGCAACAGCGAATTGCGTTAGAGAGGCACTTCTCGCTCGCCCAAGCCCACGACTCAGCTTCAGCCTTGGGCTCCATTCGAAAATTCGGCTTTAAGTATGCCCGGCTCCACCCTGAAGCTGACGAGCTTCGGAAAGCCTTCGGAAAGTCGAAAACCGTTGACGACTGGGACAAGTTAATCAGGAAATTCTACACCCAGGACGGCCCTGGTCAGTTCCCAAATGTTGATGAAGCACAAAGCTGA